gcaagtcacttaaccccaataatTAATCTAgctcttaacattcttctgccttggaagcaattgTAAAACAGAAAGTAATGTTCTTGTTGTTTTAATCTGGCCTTGCTAATTTATCTTAccataattctttaaaataactCCTACTTTCATTATAAAGCTAACTGATTCTAGCCACTTTGCAAATCCCAACAGCATCTTCTGACTAAAAAGTATACCCTTTACCACCAGTATAACTTCTACTAAGCTCAGAGTGCTATAGTTCCTTAAAGGCTATTAAATGATTTCCTCAAAGCAATCCTGTGAAAATGGCAAGTATTTTCACTCTCCTTTAGCAGATTAGACTTCAGGCTTTTAACTTTCCCAAAGTTACCAAATTAGAAACTAGCTGAGCAAGAAACACATTGTCCTTTTATCAGAAAAGCTTGTATCCCACATGCATGGAAATATACAAGTTTCTGAGTAATAAATGAATGGCAAAATGTTTAACTATGCTTACACAATTTTCAGAATCCAACCATTAAAAACCCTCCAGTAAGATTCAAGAACTCTAGGGTCTATAAAAGAAAACTCTTGCCAAGTAATATTTTTCTGCTGTCTTCCCAGTTGGCTTTTAAATAGCCCCGTAGTCTTTACCTTACTGTACACTTGAAAATTGCCTATACATGTATGTTCTAAATTTTTAGAGACAATCTGAAGTTCACAATAGGCCCACAAAATGGGCAGTAGTAACAGCAAGTTAACAGGCTTTTAAAGAGACTTCactattttccctctcttttggaGGGAGGTCCCTCCATTCCCTTTAGAAAGGTGATTCATCAGCTGCTCTAGATGCTTGAAAAAGCTTGCATCTGGagagattttgttttgcttttaatcaaagCAAAAAGAGAGAGCAGAGAAAAGTGAAAAGCTCTTTAATCCAGGCACTGAGGCTGCATTCTTCAGGCAGCTCTCCTTGGTGATCTCACTTCAGTGGTCCCATTTACGCTCTGTTCAAATCCTCCTCCTTCAGTGTCTCTTAGGCCCTCTCCACAAATCATGAAGGTtgagaagaaaaaattgtttggGAAGCTTAGGACTAGAGATAGCTATTGGCACAGGAGAATCTAGGCTGTCAGGTTTGCAAAGTGGTTAGTATATTTTAATGCCCCCTGGATTTCCCTTTCAAGTTAGCAAGAAGTATAGACCCTGAAACCATAACTAGCAATCAGCACATAGTATCAAAGTCTAGAACCAATGGTCTCTGCTCTAGAAAGGCGGCTCCGCAGCTGACACGAAGTATTTAATTGCagtaataagatttttttttttgccttgtagGTGTGTTCATGTCAGCTTACCCTGGTAAGAAAATCAAGTTTGACCTAGGCAAATTAACCCCACAGTGCCACGGAGCTGGAATAGAAATTCAGACTTGCAACACCCTCCCCCACAGCCCTCCCCTGCCAACGCCCCAGGACTACTGTTACCAGAAGCAATTGAGGGAAGCTATTGGCTGAGGCGCTCTCGATGTCAGGAGGGGTTGCATCCAAAAAGTTAGACAACTCAGTGTCCAAAAGGTCATGAAAGGAaggaatacagagaaacaaaaattgagagagagagagagagagagagagagagagagagagagagagagagagagagagagagagagagagagagagagagagagagagagagagagagagagagagagagagagagagcgcaaatTCCATTCCTAGAAACCAACATGAATAAAAAACAGGGCTCATATTGTGCGAGGCGTAAACGTTAAatcacttttctctttcctttgtcaAATGGTAGATAGAGGGGAGTGGGTGAGGGCAACTGCGCAATGAAAAGCTAAGGACAAACTCGAGATCCCAGTACTCTTTCTCCAACAAGAAAGCAAGGGAAaatggaataagaagggagagaagggtgCTAGTGCAGCACTGGAGAgttgggagagggggaaagaggtcACAAATAGAACCAAAGAACTTACTGAAGAAGATGTACTCCGTATAGCTGCTCCAGATCTTGTCATCCCGATACTGGTTGATGAAGGCGGCAGTGCCAGTGGAGTTACACGCCACCATGTGGAAGCCAGCTTCTGACAGCCGGTCGAACGCCTGTTCCAAATAGGTGAACTTGAGATAGAAGCGGGATGTGTACTTTTCTGGGGGGCGGTCAGGGTCCCGGCTTTCGTTCAGCGTGTCCCCAAAGACCTCCTTGGCCAGGGCGATGCGCCCGCACACCATGATCCGCGCCACGCGGCGGAATTTGGCGTCTGCCTGGTTATCCCGCACCGTGGTGTAAGAGCCCCGGTAGCCCAGCGTGAGGAAGCCCGAGCGCTTATCCAGCAGGGAGCCGCTGCTAATGCCTCCCGGGCCAGGGGCTGCGGCGGCCGAGGCGGCGCCCCGTAGCAGGAGCAGATCGCTGCTGCCCTGAGACAGGTTGTCCTCCAGGTCGCTCTGGCAACCCTCGTCGTTGAGCGAACTCTGTTTGGTCACCTTAGGCGACAGCAGCTTAACCAGGTCGCCCAGTTGGAAGTACTCGGCCTCCCGCAAGAGCCGCTCCTTCTCTGGGAAGTGTTCGGGCAGCGAGAGCTGCTTGTCCCGCAGGTAATCCAGCACATACCTGAAGAGAAAGCCATCACGGTCAATGAAGAAGCGCGCCCGACTGTCTCTGGGTAGTTCCCCGCGGCGCCGGGCGCCGCCCCGGGGACTAGGCGGCGAGAACATGCTAGCCAAAGTGCTGTCCGGGACGCTGAGCAAAGTCGAGTGCTTGGTCACATAGACCTGGCCCCCGACATTCAGCTCCACCACCTCGGGGAATGGAGAGGGAGCACAGGGACCCGTGAAGGAGGTGGCGGCGGCCGCCGCTGGAGAGGTGGAAGAAATCATCTCACTGATAGGCAGTATAGTGCTGCCTCCAGTGCCCGTGTCCTTCAGAGCCATGGTCATCACCCCTGTCTGCCAAGCGACCCCCTGGTAACACCCGACTTTATCTCTCCTGGACCACTTTGCTGCCCACACCCTCCCCCTCCCGCCACCGTCACGCCCTCTTGCCCCTGTTTGCGCCTAGGTGCCCCGAAGCCCTCCTCCCAGTTTAGCTCTCGCTTGTCCAACTGGGGCAGCCCAGTTCAGTGTTTGTAGAGGCGCCGGCGGTGGCCCCCAGTCTCCATAGGAGCGGG
This DNA window, taken from Monodelphis domestica isolate mMonDom1 chromosome 6, mMonDom1.pri, whole genome shotgun sequence, encodes the following:
- the KCTD8 gene encoding BTB/POZ domain-containing protein KCTD8 isoform X1; amino-acid sequence: MTMALKDTGTGGSTILPISEMISSTSPAAAAATSFTGPCAPSPFPEVVELNVGGQVYVTKHSTLLSVPDSTLASMFSPPSPRGGARRRGELPRDSRARFFIDRDGFLFRYVLDYLRDKQLSLPEHFPEKERLLREAEYFQLGDLVKLLSPKVTKQSSLNDEGCQSDLEDNLSQGSSDLLLLRGAASAAAAPGPGGISSGSLLDKRSGFLTLGYRGSYTTVRDNQADAKFRRVARIMVCGRIALAKEVFGDTLNESRDPDRPPEKYTSRFYLKFTYLEQAFDRLSEAGFHMVACNSTGTAAFINQYRDDKIWSSYTEYIFFRPPQKTVSPKQEHEDRKQDKVTDKGSESGTSCNELSTSSCDSHSEASTPQENPANAQQAAAHQPNTLTLDRPSKKAPVQWMPPPDKRRNSELFQTLISKSRETNLSKKKVCEKLSVEEEMKKCIQDFKKIHIPDYFPERKRQWQSELLQKYGL
- the KCTD8 gene encoding BTB/POZ domain-containing protein KCTD8 isoform X2, with protein sequence MTMALKDTGTGGSTILPISEMISSTSPAAAAATSFTGPCAPSPFPEVVELNVGGQVYVTKHSTLLSVPDSTLASMFSPPSPRGGARRRGELPRDSRARFFIDRDGFLFRYVLDYLRDKQLSLPEHFPEKERLLREAEYFQLGDLVKLLSPKVTKQSSLNDEGCQSDLEDNLSQGSSDLLLLRGAASAAAAPGPGGISSGSLLDKRSGFLTLGYRGSYTTVRDNQADAKFRRVARIMVCGRIALAKEVFGDTLNESRDPDRPPEKYTSRFYLKFTYLEQAFDRLSEAGFHMVACNSTGTAAFINQYRDDKIWSSYTEYIFFKRKSRKRREHKIIKEGEDRKTETEKLRQTETDRQRLTRATPENRVTQART